A segment of the candidate division KSB1 bacterium genome:
TTCCTTTAGTTTCTGATAAAGCCGTGCTCGCAATATCTTCATTGCATTTTCGCGATTCATATGCTGGGAACGTTCTGACTGACATTGTGCCACGATACCTGAAGGTAGATGTGTAATTCGTACGGCAGAATCCGTTTTGTTGACATGCTGGCCTCCGGCGCCGCTGGCTCGATATGTATCTACGCGCAAATCCTTAGGATTTATCTCTATCTCCACATCATCTTCAACTTCAGGAAAAACAAATACCGAAGCAAAGGACGTATGGCGGCGGCTGTTTGCATCAAAGGGTGAAATCCGCACCAAACGATGTACCCCGGCTTCGGCTTTCAAATAACCATATGCGAATTTCCCTTTTATTTCCAAAGTAACACTTTTAATCCCTGCTTCTTCACCATCTTGTTTATCTATAATATGAAAATCAAAATTTTTTCTTTCCAACCAGCGTGAATACATGCGAAGAAGCATTTCTGCCCAATCCTGGGCTTCCGTACCGCCTGCTCCCGGATGGATCGTTAAAATCGCATCTTTCGGATCATCCTCCTCTCCGAGCAAGCTTTCAACTTCCATTTCAGCAACTTCCTGCTGCAAAAGTCTAATACTTTCTTCAAGTTCTTGGATTAACTCCCCATCCTCTCCTTCTTTGTTTAACTCGATAAATACATCTAGATCTTTACGTTTGGCATCAACTTGGTAGAATTTTTCAACAGTCTCTTTCATTTGACTGATTTTTTGAAGAATTCCCTGGGCAGTTTGGCTGTTATCCCAAAAACCTTGTTGCAGGGTTTCTTGCTCCAGGCTGGATATTTTTTGTTTTAAATGATCAACCTCAAAGGTACCCCCTGAGTAAAGTTACCCGCTCTTTTAAATCTTCATTTGAAGCTATAAACTCATCTATCATGCTAATTTAGTATTCCTATGATTTTTAGTCCGCTATTTTAGTTAAACAGTCAATAAACCGGTTGTTAATTTCTAATGACTTGCAATTGTGCTAGCCGGGTATTTCGATACAAGTTCTACATTTCCGAAGTAGTGGTTTAGGATTTTCATAAAATCGTAACCGCCCAGAGCAATAGCAATCGCACCAGCTTGGCACATTCCCACTCCGTGGCCTCGACCGGCACCAGTAAATATAAAATTTGAAGGTGTACCATCCACGCCCAATTCAACTTCTATTTGGAAAAAACTGCTCGGTAATACCGTTTCAGACAATGTATTACGAATATCCTGCTCACCCATCAGCAATATATTTTTATGGCTGCCCAGCACTTCAACTTCTAATAATCGTCCGGATCCACCTCTAAATAACGGGATGATGTCAAAAATTGTACCGATATACTCTTCAGTTTTTTGCTTGATCAATTCTTCAATTTGCTGGCGGGGATATTCTACCGTCCAACGAAATCCAGAACGATAACGCTTAAAATCGCCAACCACTTTATTATCGCGAAAATTGCATAGTACTTTCGGTCTTGAACGAATCCATTTTTCTGCTTTTTTCTCGTTGCTTAAATTCTTAGGCAATTCTTCGTCATTTTTATCTTCTATATCGAATCGACCTGACACCGCATGTACTTTATTACGATTCATAATTAGATTTATATGCTCTGTGTGACCACCACAAAGTGGATGCTGTCTAGCATCGCAGATAATATCGCCTTTCCATAAGAATTGTCCCTTCACTACTTTCAACATTTTTTTGAGTTTGGAATCAACTGACTCTCGCCATTCAAACTCCATACAATGCTCAGTCCGGCAAAAATCATATGGTTCATTTATGTGAATCATACCCAGGTTAGAAATAACCATACTATGGAATGCAACAATCGATGCTTTCAAGAACTCTTCGGGATATTCAGGATCATAAATTGCTGTTACAACTCCCAGTACATATTCATCTACATCAAGCTCACCAACCATAAACAACCTACCGTCAT
Coding sequences within it:
- the prfB gene encoding peptide chain release factor 2 (programmed frameshift), which codes for MIDEFIASNEDLKERVTLLRGYLEVDHLKQKISSLEQETLQQGFWDNSQTAQGILQKISQMKETVEKFYQVDAKRKDLDVFIELNKEGEDGELIQELEESIRLLQQEVAEMEVESLLGEEDDPKDAILTIHPGAGGTEAQDWAEMLLRMYSRWLERKNFDFHIIDKQDGEEAGIKSVTLEIKGKFAYGYLKAEAGVHRLVRISPFDANSRRHTSFASVFVFPEVEDDVEIEINPKDLRVDTYRASGAGGQHVNKTDSAVRITHLPSGIVAQCQSERSQHMNRENAMKILRARLYQKLKEEEAEKRSEIEKNKKKISWGSQIRSYIFQPYSMVKDHRTNVETGNVQAVMDGELDDFINAFLSTK
- a CDS encoding SpoIID/LytB domain-containing protein — translated: MTYSKHDLFSDYAESQLLSYQEAPKVRLKMVGRKEFLEFEVTGSYTIKDGLGNILVENLDSNLRWRAQVDAFTPPTNQYILFVVEVLTKVEANKITDSLKRKGYDAWHRHFGYQIHFKDGNVFENFRYRVFIGPLPNKQDARGIQTKLLGNYRSQIIKVPYRKARGFLEIADIKINNSFRGGGYIRLQPNEDDCTITVLGIYNNGESMPYTFHHSIEFHIADDGRLFMVGELDVDEYVLGVVTAIYDPEYPEEFLKASIVAFHSMVISNLGMIHINEPYDFCRTEHCMEFEWRESVDSKLKKMLKVVKGQFLWKGDIICDARQHPLCGGHTEHINLIMNRNKVHAVSGRFDIEDKNDEELPKNLSNEKKAEKWIRSRPKVLCNFRDNKVVGDFKRYRSGFRWTVEYPRQQIEELIKQKTEEYIGTIFDIIPLFRGGSGRLLEVEVLGSHKNILLMGEQDIRNTLSETVLPSSFFQIEVELGVDGTPSNFIFTGAGRGHGVGMCQAGAIAIALGGYDFMKILNHYFGNVELVSKYPASTIASH